One part of the Desulfovibrio sp. JC010 genome encodes these proteins:
- the lpxD gene encoding UDP-3-O-(3-hydroxymyristoyl)glucosamine N-acyltransferase, producing the protein MLLSELAGLIGLKMAGKDKEISGVNTLELAGPSELSFLANAKYESALKVTKAAAVVLEEKYADQVESALISENPYMDLAKAMHVFSRPQGCLEGIHELAFIHPEAEVDGSATIYPFAFVGKGAKVGPNCKVFPGSYIGEDVVLGPGCTIYPNCSIMAGTVIGTGGIVQPGAVIGGDGFGYAQVSGKHMKIPQIGTVELQDQVEIGANACVDRAALDVTRIGAGSKLDNLVQIAHNVTTGEDCLVISQSGVAGSTKLGKGVVLAAQAGLVDNIKIGDGAVIGAQAGVTNDVPAGFMGAGSPLLEKGNFLRSSIYHRKLPDMAKKMSALEKRIKALEAELSKED; encoded by the coding sequence ATGCTTCTTTCAGAACTTGCAGGTCTTATCGGCCTGAAGATGGCAGGCAAGGATAAGGAAATCTCAGGTGTCAATACACTTGAATTGGCCGGACCTTCTGAGCTGTCCTTTCTGGCGAATGCAAAGTACGAAAGCGCGCTCAAAGTTACCAAGGCCGCTGCGGTCGTGCTTGAGGAAAAATATGCCGATCAGGTGGAGTCCGCTCTTATAAGCGAGAATCCGTATATGGATCTGGCTAAGGCCATGCATGTTTTTTCCCGCCCTCAGGGGTGTCTGGAAGGAATCCATGAACTGGCCTTTATCCATCCTGAAGCTGAAGTTGATGGGTCCGCTACCATTTATCCTTTCGCCTTTGTGGGCAAGGGAGCTAAAGTAGGACCTAACTGCAAGGTTTTTCCCGGATCGTACATTGGGGAAGATGTTGTGCTGGGACCGGGATGTACCATTTATCCCAATTGTTCCATTATGGCAGGCACTGTTATCGGTACTGGTGGTATTGTCCAGCCCGGTGCGGTCATCGGCGGAGATGGATTCGGCTACGCGCAGGTTTCCGGCAAGCATATGAAGATTCCCCAGATCGGGACCGTCGAACTGCAGGATCAGGTGGAGATCGGAGCCAATGCCTGTGTTGACCGTGCAGCACTTGATGTTACCAGAATCGGTGCCGGGTCCAAGCTCGACAACCTTGTTCAGATTGCCCATAACGTGACTACCGGTGAAGACTGTCTTGTTATTTCGCAGTCCGGTGTTGCGGGCAGTACAAAGCTCGGCAAGGGCGTAGTTCTTGCCGCTCAGGCCGGACTTGTGGATAACATCAAGATCGGCGACGGAGCTGTGATCGGAGCGCAGGCCGGGGTTACCAATGATGTACCCGCAGGATTTATGGGGGCAGGTTCCCCGTTGCTTGAAAAAGGGAACTTTTTACGTTCCTCTATTTACCATAGAAAGCTGCCTGATATGGCAAAGAAAATGTCTGCGCTGGAAAAGCGTATCAAGGCATTGGAAGCAGAGTTAAGCAAGGAAGATTAA
- a CDS encoding lipoprotein-releasing ABC transporter permease subunit, with amino-acid sequence MKFELFVALRYLFTLRKNNFISVISLFAVCGVALGVAALIVVIGVMNGFSTDLRDKILGVNAHVIVTAYDGTLENYHHMTDRIEKIPGVTGVTPFIYSEVMLSSGGGVKGVVLRGVDAETAKGVLSLPGDMVSGSVDCLIKESKLPEIVIGNQLAQRLGLVIGDTVNLLSPSGTRTAAGFTPKVRVFKVGGIFRTGMYEYDSSLAYISNTAAQKLLGFKRDFVSGLEIRLADVYAVDKIGDLLDKELAGYPVQVKNWQEMNANLFAALKLEKTAMFIILAMIVMVGSFSIITTLVMLVMQKTKDIAVLMSMGATSGSIRRIFMLQGTLIGLIGTSIGYLIGVPVALLLKKYQFIKLPSNVYPVDYLPIRMDWMDMTIIGVAAFLLCFLATLYPARQAAALEPAQALRYE; translated from the coding sequence ATGAAGTTTGAACTCTTCGTCGCACTGAGGTACCTCTTTACGCTGAGAAAGAATAATTTCATCTCAGTGATCTCGCTCTTTGCTGTGTGCGGCGTTGCTCTGGGCGTAGCAGCCCTTATTGTGGTGATCGGGGTTATGAACGGTTTTTCAACCGACCTCCGGGATAAAATCCTCGGAGTAAATGCCCATGTCATCGTGACCGCTTACGACGGCACGCTTGAGAATTATCACCACATGACCGACAGAATTGAAAAGATTCCGGGCGTTACAGGTGTAACGCCCTTTATCTATTCTGAAGTGATGCTTTCCAGCGGCGGGGGAGTGAAAGGCGTTGTCCTGCGGGGTGTGGACGCTGAAACCGCCAAAGGAGTGCTCAGCCTGCCCGGAGATATGGTTTCCGGTAGTGTTGACTGTCTTATAAAAGAGAGTAAACTGCCTGAAATTGTTATAGGAAATCAGCTGGCTCAGCGTCTGGGACTGGTTATCGGCGATACAGTGAATCTGCTTTCGCCTTCCGGTACCCGCACTGCGGCAGGATTTACCCCGAAAGTTCGGGTTTTTAAGGTCGGCGGAATCTTCCGTACCGGTATGTACGAGTATGATTCCTCACTTGCTTACATAAGCAATACAGCTGCACAGAAGCTGCTCGGTTTCAAACGGGATTTCGTTTCCGGCCTTGAAATTAGACTTGCTGACGTATATGCAGTTGATAAGATAGGCGATCTTCTGGATAAAGAGCTTGCCGGATACCCGGTGCAGGTCAAAAACTGGCAGGAAATGAATGCCAACCTTTTTGCAGCTCTCAAGCTTGAAAAGACAGCCATGTTCATCATTCTGGCCATGATCGTCATGGTCGGATCATTCAGCATCATTACTACCCTGGTTATGCTGGTAATGCAGAAAACCAAGGATATTGCTGTGTTGATGTCCATGGGGGCTACATCCGGAAGCATCAGAAGAATTTTTATGCTGCAGGGTACTTTGATCGGGTTGATCGGGACCAGCATCGGATACCTTATCGGGGTTCCGGTGGCATTGCTCCTGAAAAAATACCAGTTTATCAAGCTGCCCAGCAATGTTTATCCGGTGGACTATCTGCCCATCAGGATGGACTGGATGGATATGACAATAATCGGTGTTGCGGCGTTTCTGCTTTGTTTTCTGGCTACATTGTATCCGGCAAGGCAGGCGGCGGCTCTGGAACCGGCACAGGCTTTAAGGTATGAGTAA
- the pyk gene encoding pyruvate kinase: MRTKVVATLGPGSSNVETITKMVQNGVRILRLNFSHSDAESFKPVIAMIRQVEKDLSVPLTIMGDLCGPKIRVGVIEDAPHDIDSRAYVYLGLPEVADKAKDLPFIPLDQPELLQGLEDGMEVSLSDGMLQFFVTETLEKDKLYKLQAQNAGLLASKKGITFPGKHIALPAFTEKDKVDLAGCIEIGVDSIAMSFVQTAQDVQDVLDAMNKHGVVLPIIAKIERQNAVENIESILELASGIMVARGDLGLECKLSTVPVIQKKLIRAARHAQKPVIVATQMMLSMVKNPIPTRAEANDVANAIMDGADCCMLSEETAIGAYPVEAVGYIKEIAEGTEPYYLERIKGPYKPADELVPNPVKYLSYSACLLAQDIDSPAIVCHSSSGSSARLVCSRRPAQTVYCLTPDKSVPAYLNFFWGINPVVTESKLTNHRDRLVEFLEADDKFERGEGFVLVSGQPTPGQTMPKTNEVKLYYK; encoded by the coding sequence ATGAGAACCAAAGTTGTTGCCACCCTCGGCCCCGGGTCCAGTAATGTTGAGACCATTACTAAAATGGTTCAGAACGGAGTAAGAATTCTTCGTCTGAACTTTTCCCACTCTGACGCGGAGAGCTTTAAGCCCGTCATTGCTATGATTCGTCAGGTTGAAAAAGACCTTTCTGTTCCCCTGACCATCATGGGCGACCTTTGCGGACCCAAGATCAGGGTCGGCGTAATTGAAGACGCACCGCACGATATTGACTCCCGTGCTTATGTTTATCTTGGGCTTCCCGAAGTTGCCGACAAGGCCAAAGATCTTCCGTTTATTCCCCTTGATCAGCCCGAATTGCTGCAGGGGCTTGAAGACGGAATGGAAGTTTCCCTCAGTGACGGAATGCTTCAGTTTTTCGTAACCGAAACTCTTGAGAAGGATAAGCTCTACAAGCTTCAGGCTCAGAATGCCGGTTTGCTTGCTTCCAAAAAAGGGATCACCTTCCCCGGCAAGCACATCGCGCTGCCCGCTTTTACCGAGAAGGATAAAGTTGATCTGGCTGGATGCATCGAGATCGGTGTTGATTCCATTGCCATGTCTTTTGTCCAGACTGCACAGGATGTCCAGGACGTTCTGGATGCAATGAACAAGCACGGCGTTGTGCTGCCCATCATCGCTAAGATTGAACGCCAGAATGCAGTTGAAAATATTGAATCCATTCTGGAGCTTGCCAGCGGTATCATGGTTGCCCGTGGTGACCTCGGCCTTGAGTGCAAGCTCTCAACTGTTCCGGTTATCCAGAAAAAGCTCATCCGTGCTGCCCGTCATGCCCAGAAGCCGGTTATCGTTGCAACCCAGATGATGCTTTCCATGGTTAAGAACCCCATCCCCACCCGTGCGGAAGCAAACGATGTTGCCAACGCAATTATGGACGGTGCGGACTGCTGCATGCTTTCCGAAGAAACCGCCATCGGTGCATATCCTGTTGAAGCTGTCGGGTACATTAAAGAGATCGCAGAAGGTACCGAGCCTTACTACCTTGAGCGCATCAAAGGGCCCTACAAGCCTGCTGATGAGTTGGTTCCCAATCCGGTCAAGTATCTGAGTTACTCCGCATGTCTGCTGGCTCAAGATATCGACAGTCCGGCCATCGTCTGCCATTCCTCCAGCGGTTCTTCCGCCAGACTTGTGTGCAGTCGTAGACCGGCGCAGACAGTCTATTGCCTGACCCCGGATAAGAGCGTTCCCGCATACCTCAACTTCTTCTGGGGTATTAATCCTGTTGTGACCGAGTCCAAGCTCACCAACCACAGGGACCGTCTGGTGGAATTCCTTGAAGCCGACGATAAGTTTGAAAGAGGCGAGGGTTTTGTTCTTGTTTCCGGTCAGCCTACTCCCGGCCAGACCATGCCCAAGACCAACGAAGTTAAGCTCTACTACAAATAG
- the fabZ gene encoding 3-hydroxyacyl-ACP dehydratase FabZ has protein sequence MSNSTPDIIDIKEIMGMLPHRYPFLLVDRVEEIKPGESIRAYKNVTMNEPFFQGHFPGLPVMPGVLIVEALAQAGGIIVLSTDEIDTEDKVFLFTGINKVKFRRPVVPGDKLVLEISDVKRKMNIWKMKCVATVDGEVAAQGEVSAAIVDKESL, from the coding sequence GTGAGTAATTCAACTCCCGATATTATTGATATTAAAGAAATTATGGGGATGCTTCCCCATCGTTATCCTTTTCTGCTCGTTGACAGGGTGGAAGAGATCAAGCCCGGTGAGTCTATCAGGGCGTATAAGAACGTAACCATGAACGAGCCTTTTTTTCAGGGCCATTTCCCCGGACTCCCGGTTATGCCCGGCGTCCTGATTGTGGAAGCTCTTGCTCAGGCCGGTGGAATAATCGTTCTCAGCACTGATGAAATTGATACTGAAGACAAGGTTTTCCTGTTTACCGGAATCAACAAGGTTAAATTCCGCAGACCGGTTGTTCCCGGCGATAAGCTTGTGCTTGAAATCAGCGATGTTAAACGCAAGATGAATATCTGGAAAATGAAGTGCGTTGCAACCGTTGACGGCGAAGTAGCTGCGCAGGGTGAAGTCTCCGCAGCGATCGTCGACAAGGAGTCCTTGTAG
- the bamA gene encoding outer membrane protein assembly factor BamA yields MPRTRILFLLIAATLAFFVNFEAGKAQAEDASNVIIAVLPFEVNADADTQYLKDSLPTLLSDRLREVGFRVVDQKKVMQLVDEQGFEYLNIQAAKDMALLAGSGYSIYGSFSQIGEDLSLDVRLVEAFGMKPAVPLFVSKKGLINLLPAVDELVSKVKLELLSQDKIADVEVRGCRVLDKDVILMRTNIKTGDIYTPSKINADLKNIYALGYFDDVKVKVTDVPGGKKIIFDVKERPRIQAISVKGEDAIDADDILAAVNTKKGAVMNPKVLSDDLNTLREMYRKEGYYNAKVDYKVEGEGAQARLNLNINEGKKLYIEGIKIEGAKQLDPDDVKEQLALTERGWLSWFTKTGVLKEELLERDAAAILAYYGNRGFIDAKVGEPELDIQEDGIFVTFKVSEGDRYKVGKVSFQGDLIVKKSRLRELISADDMSDGGEYLDRSLLREDMKAISDFYSNYGYAYAEANIKFDQHKEEKSVDIAFIVSKRQKVHIRRVIIEGNSKTRNNVIMREMRLTDGDQFSGSKLQRSIVRLNKLDYFSEVDIEPVPTGDPGEMDLKVKVKDKNTGMVSGGIGYSTSDSVFVSARITERNLFGRGWEFGLNGGWSSKTISYGLEFYNPRINDTKWGGGFNTYWRNDDFTDYDKQTIGGVVSAGYPLGEYTHFYTNYRLDFYTISEVADDAADSIKDIEGDNWSSVVTAGVKRDTTNKAFNPSTGTVNNLVVEMGGGILLGDDSYVKYTYDSNYFTPVFWDLVFHWKGSAGFIHDNFGGGDMPVFERFYLGGINTVRGYDSREISPRDSESNDRIGGNKMLYMNFELLFPINEELGLIGVGFFDIGNSWDDGQNFFYDTKQEDGTDLFLGMYKSIGAGLRWFSPMGPIRVEYGYGLDKLEDSSRHKIEFSMGQFF; encoded by the coding sequence ATGCCCAGAACTAGAATTCTGTTTTTACTGATTGCGGCAACTCTCGCTTTCTTTGTCAATTTCGAAGCAGGCAAGGCACAGGCAGAAGATGCCTCCAATGTCATTATTGCCGTACTTCCTTTTGAAGTTAATGCTGACGCTGATACCCAATACCTTAAAGACAGTTTACCCACTCTTCTTTCCGACAGATTGCGCGAAGTTGGATTTCGCGTGGTCGACCAGAAGAAAGTTATGCAGCTGGTGGATGAGCAGGGTTTTGAATACCTGAACATTCAGGCAGCTAAAGATATGGCCCTGCTTGCCGGATCGGGGTATTCCATATACGGAAGCTTCAGCCAGATCGGCGAAGATCTTAGTCTGGATGTAAGACTTGTTGAAGCGTTCGGCATGAAGCCGGCGGTTCCGCTTTTTGTTTCCAAGAAAGGGCTGATCAATCTGTTGCCTGCTGTGGACGAGCTGGTTTCCAAGGTGAAACTGGAGCTGCTCAGCCAGGACAAGATAGCAGATGTTGAAGTTCGCGGATGCCGGGTTCTTGATAAGGACGTTATCCTGATGCGGACCAACATCAAGACCGGTGACATCTACACTCCTTCCAAGATTAACGCCGACCTCAAAAATATTTACGCCCTCGGTTACTTTGACGATGTAAAGGTCAAAGTAACCGACGTTCCCGGCGGTAAGAAGATCATTTTTGACGTGAAGGAAAGGCCGCGTATTCAGGCCATTTCAGTCAAGGGTGAAGATGCTATTGACGCCGATGATATTCTGGCTGCGGTAAATACCAAGAAAGGCGCAGTCATGAACCCCAAAGTTCTTTCTGACGATCTGAACACCTTGCGCGAAATGTACCGCAAGGAAGGTTATTACAACGCTAAGGTAGATTACAAGGTTGAAGGTGAGGGTGCTCAGGCGCGCTTGAACCTCAATATTAATGAAGGCAAGAAGCTTTATATTGAAGGCATCAAGATTGAAGGTGCCAAGCAGCTTGATCCTGATGATGTGAAAGAACAGCTGGCACTGACCGAAAGAGGCTGGCTCTCATGGTTCACCAAGACCGGCGTCCTCAAAGAAGAACTGCTTGAGCGTGATGCTGCTGCCATTCTCGCTTACTACGGTAACCGCGGTTTTATCGATGCCAAAGTCGGTGAGCCGGAGCTGGATATCCAGGAAGACGGAATTTTTGTTACCTTCAAGGTTTCCGAAGGGGACCGTTATAAGGTCGGCAAGGTAAGTTTTCAGGGCGATCTGATTGTCAAAAAATCAAGATTGCGCGAACTTATCTCCGCTGATGATATGTCCGACGGCGGCGAGTATCTTGACCGTTCTCTGCTGCGTGAGGACATGAAGGCTATTTCGGATTTTTATTCCAACTACGGCTACGCCTATGCCGAAGCAAACATCAAGTTTGACCAGCATAAGGAAGAGAAGAGTGTTGATATTGCCTTCATAGTTTCCAAACGCCAGAAGGTGCATATCCGCAGGGTTATTATTGAAGGTAACTCCAAGACCAGAAACAACGTAATCATGCGCGAAATGCGTCTGACTGACGGCGACCAGTTCAGCGGCTCCAAGCTGCAGCGTTCCATTGTCCGTCTGAATAAGCTCGACTATTTCAGCGAAGTAGATATTGAGCCGGTACCCACCGGTGACCCCGGTGAAATGGATCTTAAGGTCAAGGTCAAGGATAAAAATACCGGTATGGTGAGTGGCGGTATCGGTTACTCAACTTCCGACAGTGTGTTTGTTTCTGCCAGAATCACCGAGCGCAACCTCTTTGGACGCGGCTGGGAGTTCGGTCTTAATGGCGGCTGGAGCTCCAAGACCATCAGTTACGGACTGGAATTCTACAACCCCCGCATTAATGATACCAAATGGGGCGGTGGATTCAACACATACTGGCGTAATGACGACTTCACAGATTACGACAAGCAGACCATTGGTGGCGTTGTCTCTGCCGGGTATCCCCTTGGTGAATACACCCATTTCTATACCAATTATCGTTTGGATTTTTATACTATCTCTGAAGTTGCAGATGATGCAGCAGACTCCATCAAGGATATTGAGGGTGATAACTGGTCCAGTGTCGTTACCGCAGGTGTTAAGCGCGATACGACCAACAAGGCCTTCAACCCCTCTACCGGTACTGTCAACAACCTGGTTGTTGAAATGGGTGGCGGTATCCTTCTTGGTGATGACTCTTATGTGAAGTACACATATGATTCCAACTACTTCACTCCGGTGTTCTGGGATCTGGTCTTCCACTGGAAGGGTAGTGCCGGTTTTATTCATGACAACTTCGGCGGCGGCGATATGCCGGTGTTTGAGAGATTTTACCTCGGCGGTATCAACACTGTCCGCGGTTATGACAGCCGTGAGATTTCACCTCGTGACTCCGAATCGAATGACCGCATCGGTGGTAACAAGATGCTCTACATGAACTTTGAGTTACTGTTCCCCATCAACGAGGAGCTCGGTCTTATCGGTGTAGGTTTCTTTGATATCGGTAACTCCTGGGATGATGGCCAGAACTTCTTCTATGATACCAAGCAGGAAGACGGAACAGACCTTTTCCTCGGTATGTATAAGAGTATCGGTGCCGGTCTGCGCTGGTTCTCCCCCATGGGTCCGATCAGGGTTGAATACGGTTACGGACTTGATAAGCTCGAAGACAGCTCAAGACATAAGATTGAGTTCTCCATGGGCCAGTTCTTCTAG
- a CDS encoding ABC transporter ATP-binding protein: MSNLLYELTDVVKEYEGPTETVRILDHVNLTVDAGESLAILGASGSGKTTLLHILGTLDTASRGNIHFAGMNINDMTPEKRAEVRNRGIGFVFQFHHLLPEFTALENVALPAMMAGIGQGEASDMAREALELVGLQNRIDHRVTTLSGGERQRAAIARAILLKPKVLLADEPTGNLDEKTGKMVGEMLASLNEELGMTLIVVTHNMELAGVMKRRLELRSGELYAQN; the protein is encoded by the coding sequence ATGAGTAATTTGCTTTACGAACTTACTGACGTCGTAAAAGAATACGAAGGGCCGACCGAGACTGTGCGGATTCTGGATCACGTCAACCTTACGGTTGATGCCGGAGAGTCCCTTGCTATTCTGGGGGCGTCCGGGTCCGGTAAAACAACGCTGCTTCATATTCTCGGCACTCTGGATACCGCATCGCGTGGAAATATCCATTTTGCGGGAATGAATATTAATGATATGACACCTGAAAAGCGGGCCGAAGTTAGGAACAGGGGAATCGGTTTTGTTTTTCAGTTTCATCACCTTCTTCCGGAGTTTACCGCTCTGGAAAATGTTGCTCTTCCTGCCATGATGGCAGGCATTGGTCAGGGGGAAGCCTCTGACATGGCCCGTGAAGCCCTTGAGCTGGTAGGGCTGCAGAACAGGATTGACCACAGGGTTACCACCTTGTCCGGCGGAGAAAGGCAGAGGGCCGCTATAGCGCGTGCTATTCTGCTTAAGCCTAAAGTTCTGCTTGCAGATGAACCTACCGGTAATTTGGATGAGAAGACAGGGAAGATGGTTGGCGAAATGCTGGCTTCCCTTAATGAAGAGCTTGGAATGACGCTCATAGTTGTGACCCACAACATGGAACTTGCCGGGGTTATGAAACGCCGGCTTGAGTTGCGTTCCGGAGAACTGTATGCCCAGAACTAG
- a CDS encoding OmpH family outer membrane protein, giving the protein MRRILFAVLVLVFAFQAPAFAASQKIAIASMAKLIKESEAGQDAQKKMEKKFETAKKQLEGKQKELEKLKQSLQKQSLVLSLEAKQDKEIEFKRKVRDYQDLAQATQRKMQLEEKKAGTPVLQLIQKVVNEYGKKNGYTAIYDKKTSGLLYVDETVDITNQLLLEMNRAFRAGKK; this is encoded by the coding sequence ATGCGTAGAATTCTTTTTGCAGTACTGGTTCTGGTTTTTGCTTTTCAGGCTCCGGCTTTTGCCGCTTCCCAGAAAATCGCTATTGCCTCCATGGCGAAGCTGATCAAGGAATCAGAGGCTGGACAGGATGCCCAGAAGAAAATGGAAAAGAAATTCGAAACTGCCAAAAAGCAGCTTGAGGGCAAGCAGAAGGAACTGGAAAAGCTTAAACAGTCTCTGCAGAAACAGAGTCTTGTACTTTCTCTTGAAGCCAAGCAGGACAAGGAGATTGAGTTCAAGCGTAAGGTAAGGGATTATCAGGATCTTGCTCAGGCTACGCAGCGTAAAATGCAGCTTGAAGAGAAAAAGGCCGGTACTCCCGTACTTCAGCTTATCCAGAAAGTTGTAAACGAATACGGTAAGAAAAACGGCTACACCGCCATTTATGATAAAAAAACTTCCGGTCTGCTTTATGTTGACGAAACTGTAGATATCACCAATCAGCTGCTGCTCGAAATGAACCGCGCTTTCAGAGCCGGCAAGAAGTAG
- the lysS gene encoding lysine--tRNA ligase, whose amino-acid sequence MLEALQAQNELNQVLKNRVEKACGLLDEGIALYPNDFSKDTEVSDIWDNYDNLGGEELEALGKKFKLAGRVITHRSFGKVAFFHLQDPTGRIQVYVARDDLGADLYKIFKKFDIGDIVGVEGELFRTKTDELTVKADKVELITKSMRPLPEKYHGLKDVETRYRQRYVDLIVTPRAREIFQKRTLIVRAIRNYLDSKGFMEVETPMMHPIAGGAAARPFTTHHNALDMQLYMRIAPELYLKRLLVGGFEKVYEINRNFRNEGISVRHNPEFTMLEFYWAYADFEDLMDLTEEMVSSVCKEVNGDTVIEYQEEKIDLTPGAWHRVAFHESLETIGGVSPEVYNDYDKCKELVKKLGEKAVEGEKLGKLQAKLFDALVEPKLIQPHFIYHYPTDISPLSRRNEENPDITDRFELFIYGRELANAFSELNDPVDQRCRFMEQVEEKDAGDDEAHNMDEDYVRALEYGMPPAAGQGIGIDRLVMLLTDSASIREVILFPLLRTEGASGNGGS is encoded by the coding sequence ATGCTTGAGGCTCTGCAAGCTCAGAACGAACTCAATCAGGTTCTGAAGAATCGTGTGGAAAAAGCCTGCGGCCTCCTCGACGAAGGCATTGCACTTTACCCCAACGACTTCAGTAAAGATACAGAAGTCTCGGATATCTGGGACAATTATGACAATCTCGGAGGCGAAGAGCTGGAAGCTCTGGGCAAGAAATTCAAGCTTGCAGGCAGGGTTATCACTCACAGGTCCTTCGGTAAGGTCGCATTCTTTCATCTTCAGGATCCGACAGGCAGGATTCAGGTCTATGTGGCAAGGGATGACCTTGGTGCCGACCTTTACAAAATTTTTAAGAAATTCGACATCGGTGACATTGTCGGGGTTGAAGGTGAGCTCTTCAGGACTAAAACTGATGAACTGACCGTCAAGGCGGACAAAGTTGAACTGATCACCAAATCCATGCGTCCGCTTCCTGAGAAGTATCATGGTCTGAAAGATGTCGAGACCAGATACCGCCAGCGTTACGTTGACCTGATCGTCACCCCCCGCGCACGCGAGATTTTCCAGAAGCGTACCCTTATTGTTCGGGCTATTCGCAACTATCTGGATTCCAAGGGATTCATGGAAGTTGAAACTCCCATGATGCATCCCATCGCAGGCGGTGCTGCGGCTCGTCCTTTCACCACCCACCACAACGCCCTTGATATGCAGCTCTACATGCGCATCGCGCCGGAGCTTTATCTCAAGCGTCTGCTGGTCGGCGGTTTTGAGAAAGTTTACGAGATCAACCGTAACTTCCGTAATGAAGGTATCTCTGTGCGGCATAACCCGGAATTCACCATGCTTGAGTTCTACTGGGCTTATGCCGACTTCGAGGACCTTATGGACCTGACCGAGGAGATGGTTTCCTCTGTCTGTAAGGAAGTTAACGGCGACACTGTCATTGAATATCAGGAAGAGAAGATCGATCTGACTCCAGGGGCGTGGCATCGCGTAGCTTTCCACGAATCCCTTGAAACTATCGGTGGTGTTTCTCCTGAAGTATACAATGACTATGATAAGTGTAAGGAGCTGGTTAAGAAGCTCGGCGAAAAGGCTGTTGAGGGTGAAAAACTCGGCAAGCTGCAGGCCAAACTCTTCGATGCTCTGGTTGAGCCCAAGCTGATCCAGCCCCACTTTATCTACCATTATCCCACTGATATTTCTCCTCTTTCCAGAAGGAATGAAGAGAATCCCGATATTACAGACCGTTTTGAATTGTTCATTTACGGTCGTGAACTGGCTAACGCCTTTTCCGAACTCAACGACCCCGTGGATCAGCGTTGCCGCTTCATGGAGCAGGTTGAGGAAAAGGATGCCGGGGACGATGAAGCCCATAACATGGACGAGGACTATGTTCGCGCCCTTGAATACGGCATGCCTCCGGCAGCAGGACAGGGAATCGGTATTGACCGTCTGGTTATGCTTTTGACCGACAGTGCTTCCATCAGGGAAGTTATCCTGTTCCCGCTTCTTAGAACCGAAGGTGCTTCCGGCAATGGTGGCTCATGA
- a CDS encoding cereblon family protein — protein MQTIYTPLPCSLLKTAPPGADSGVEVEDQDLMLDSEKKITCRECGAEITDNSFATKINDKHEHSFFNPHGYVFQIKCFSTAPGCTIAGKPSNEFSWFAGYTWQVAVCRSCMVHLGWRFQSDSSSFYGLIKNNIKE, from the coding sequence ATGCAGACAATTTACACCCCACTCCCCTGCTCACTTCTGAAAACAGCACCTCCCGGAGCTGACTCCGGCGTCGAAGTCGAAGATCAGGACTTGATGCTCGATTCAGAAAAAAAAATCACCTGCCGGGAGTGCGGAGCTGAAATCACCGACAATTCTTTTGCAACTAAAATTAATGACAAGCACGAGCATTCCTTTTTCAATCCACATGGCTATGTTTTTCAAATAAAATGCTTTTCCACCGCTCCGGGCTGCACCATAGCCGGAAAGCCTTCCAATGAATTCTCATGGTTTGCAGGATACACATGGCAGGTCGCTGTCTGCCGCTCATGCATGGTCCATCTGGGCTGGCGTTTTCAGTCCGACTCAAGCTCCTTTTACGGCCTGATCAAAAACAACATTAAAGAATAA
- a CDS encoding OmpH family outer membrane protein, giving the protein MFKNVLKLVLIIAMAAVVAGCQQQSTSGAKVGFVDTNKVFKDCKAGAEGMEYLKTSSEEFQTKFAELQKSLAGNQTEENTRKVQEAIGEYQNKMGAEQNRIVEALQNGFTKAVDEYRKANGYSAILGTETAISYDESADISDKIIEAMNKMDIKIKPE; this is encoded by the coding sequence ATGTTTAAAAACGTACTCAAACTCGTACTGATTATTGCCATGGCCGCAGTTGTCGCAGGCTGTCAGCAGCAGTCCACTTCCGGTGCTAAAGTCGGTTTTGTTGACACCAACAAAGTTTTCAAAGACTGCAAGGCCGGAGCTGAAGGCATGGAGTATCTTAAAACATCCAGCGAAGAATTCCAGACTAAATTTGCAGAACTGCAGAAATCCCTCGCCGGCAACCAGACCGAAGAAAACACCCGTAAAGTTCAGGAAGCCATCGGCGAATACCAGAACAAGATGGGTGCTGAGCAGAATCGTATAGTAGAAGCCCTGCAGAACGGCTTCACCAAAGCAGTTGACGAATACCGCAAGGCCAATGGCTACTCTGCAATTCTCGGCACCGAAACCGCCATCAGCTACGATGAGTCCGCAGACATCAGCGACAAAATCATCGAAGCAATGAACAAAATGGACATTAAAATCAAGCCTGAATAA